A region from the Nematostella vectensis chromosome 13, jaNemVect1.1, whole genome shotgun sequence genome encodes:
- the LOC5502324 gene encoding tumor protein p53-inducible nuclear protein 2, whose protein sequence is MFSSLTSYIWGQTDDQVVPDCPVDVEDNRTEEGWIMVDLGSVVNPKDVKKHEKAENAVPDSVEESWYVTPPSCFESRDNFSGVLESNPMEDLLIEHPSMSVYGPRRSADASAGSSSRSASQAAEENQELEKKPPRRTVQFQEKLELIAQKRKVEAPQHGTIRPNKKNIKKQNLVQFQHSRTRRTKKRDRMVGKHIGVHGKRGS, encoded by the exons ATGTTTTCGAGTCTGACTAGCTACATTTGGGGACAAACGGATGACCAAGTCGTCCCCGACTGCCCTGTAGACGTGGAGGATAACCGAACCGAAGAGGGATGGATAATGGTGGATTTGGGCTCGGTGGTAAATCCGAAAG ACGTAAAGAAACACGAGAAAGCAGAGAATGCAGTTCCAGATAGCGTCGAGGAAAGCTGGTATGTCAccccgccatcttgttttgagTCCAGAGATAATTTCTCTGGTGTTTTGGAATCGAACCCGATGGAAGATTTGCTGATTGAACACCCGAGTATGTCGGTGTACGGGCCGCGTAGATCCGCAGATGCGAGCGCAGGTTCCTCGTCTAGATCTGCTAGTCAGGCTGCAGAGGAAAATCAAGAACTCGAGAAAAAGCCTCCCCGCAGGACTGTGCAGTTTCAGGAAAAACTTGAGCTGATCGCGCAAAAGCGAAAAGTCGAGGCGCCGCAACACGGAACGATACGACCcaacaagaaaaatataaaaaagcaaaatctaGTTCAGTTCCAACACTCCCGCACCAGGAGAACGAAAAAGCGAGACAGAATGGTAGGAAAGCACATAGGTGTGCATGGAAAGAGAGGTTCCTAG
- the LOC5502320 gene encoding uncharacterized protein F13E9.13, mitochondrial, producing MILMIKAGKTNYKMAASNALSLFASVFGRRSAVVIGMIHVDALPGTPRNCMSMKEIINRACDEAKTYKKAGVDAVMVENMNDLPYLNRHVGPEITSAMSVICNEVKREVKTMPCGVQILAGANKDALAVAKAAGLEFIRAEGFIFSHVADEGLMNSDAGELLRYRKQIGADDVLVFTDIKKKHSSHAITKDVDIVEMAHAAEFFQSNGIIITGTSTGSPANFKEMVALRDSVPLPILIGSGVTLSNMEQYLSANGMIIGSHFKEDGHWSKPLDYEKIRTFMAKIERMRN from the exons ATGATCCTCATGATAAAAGCGGGGAAGACGAATTATAAAATGGCTGCTTCAAATGCTCTCTCTCTATTTGCTTCGGTGTTTGGACGGCGATCAGCCGTGGTGATAGGAATGATACACGTTGATGCTCTACCAG GTACACCAAGAAACTGCATGTCAATGAAAGAGATTATAAACAGGGCTTGTGATGAGGCTAAGACATATAAAAAGGCGGGAGTG GATGCAGTAATGGTTGAAAACATGAATGATCTACCATATCTGAATCGACATGTAGGCCCGGAGATCACATCAGCAATGAGTGTTATCTGCAATGAAGTGAAGCGTGAGGTCAAGACTATGCCCTGTGGAGTGCAAATCCTTGCAGGAGCCAACAAAGATGCTCTTGCAGTGGCAAAGGCCGCCGGACTGGAATTCATTCGTGCTgaaggttttattttttcccatGTTGCTGACGAGGGTCTCATGAACTCAGATGCTGGGGAGCTATTACGGTACAGGAAGCAGATTGGTGCGGATGATGTCTTGGTTTTTActgatataaagaaaaaacacag CTCTCATGCAATCACAAAAGATGTTGACATTGTTGAGATGGCTCATGCTGCTGAGTTCTTCCAGTCAAATGGCATCATCATCACAGGAACATCAACTGGAAGTCCAGCAAACTTCAAGGAAATGGTTGCCCTGCGAGACTCTGTTCCACTGCCAATCCTTATAGGCTCTGGTGTAACCCTTAGCAACATGGAACAGTATCTAAGTGCTAATGGTATGATAATCGGCTCTCACTTTAAAGAAGACGGGCACTGGTCAAAGCCATTGGATTATGAGAAAATAAGGACATTTATGGCAAAGATAGAACGAATGAGAAATTAA
- the LOC5502325 gene encoding N-terminal EF-hand calcium-binding protein 1 isoform X1, producing MSEAKGKSIFLDVFRRADKNDDGALSWEEFSSFFSDGILSTEDLKKLFAEIDTHNTSNIDTSELYEYFKKEMGPFEEVFAGLEEMNSAVSNALIQSAKLYPEKRFFGKFATRFLLKEVLGQMNSLQHQVDVAVDKIDENEQQSKSTEPSAEAQSPARPGRGGRMIRKLISYSQQTSIDASQVKSALTAEVNRLAEIIDKIENKVKFDVIEEEEVDMIDNKMAIIVCRKFQVFPMALAKFRTALKTYIGATSQQNGCLHLCVRSFTRTDSFTVYEIWANADDLHRHFACEFSKAFMHSNIDLLERPEDYSKMAVPESWWN from the exons ATGTCCGAGGCAAAGGGAAAGTCAATCTTTCTTGAT GTGTTTCGGAGGGCAGATAAAAATG ATGATGGGGCCTTAAGCTGGGAGGAGTTCTCTTCATTCTTCAGTGATGGCATTTTATCCACTGAAGATCTCAAGAAGCTCTTTGCTGAGATAGACACCCATAATACCAG taACATCGACACTTCAGAGCTCTACG aGTACTTTAAAAAGGAGATGGGTCCATTTGAGGAGGTGTTTGCAGGCTTAGAGGAGATGAACAGTGCAGTTAGCAATGCTCTCATACAATCAGCAAAG CTGTATCCTGAAAAAAGATTCTTTGGGAAGTTTGCTACAAGGTTTTTATTGAAAGAG GTACTTGGGCAGATGAACTCATTGCAACACCAGGTTGATGTTGCTGTTGATAAAATAGATGAAAATGAACAGCAATCAAA ATCAACTGAGCCCTCAGCGGAGGCACAGTCCCCTGCAAGACCTGGCCGAGGTGGGCGTATGATCAGAAAACTGATCAGTTATTCTCAACAGACTAGCATTGATG CATCCCAAGTAAAGAGTGCACTCACTGCTGAAGTTAACAGACTGGCTGAAATCATAGATAAAATCGAGAATAAA gTCAAGTTTGATGTCATTGAAGAAGAAGAGGTTGACATGATAGATAACAAGATG GCTATCATTGTGTGCAGGAAATTCCAGGTTTTCCCCATGGCTCTGGCAAAGTTCCGCACTGCACTCAAGACTTATATTGGTGCCACTAGCCAACAGAATGGCTGTTTGCA CTTGTGTGTTCGCTCCTTCACTAGGACAGATTCATTTACAGTGTACGAGATATGGGCAAATGCTGACGATCTCCATAG GCATTTTGCATGTGAATTTTCAAAGGCTTTCATGCACAGCAACATTGATCTGTTGGAAAGACCAGAGGACTACAGCAAAATGGCAGTCCCTG AATCTTGGTGGAACTAG
- the LOC5502325 gene encoding N-terminal EF-hand calcium-binding protein 1 isoform X2, whose amino-acid sequence MSEAKGKSIFLDVFRRADKNDDGALSWEEFSSFFSDGILSTEDLKKLFAEIDTHNTSNIDTSELYEYFKKEMGPFEEVFAGLEEMNSAVSNALIQSAKLYPEKRFFGKFATRFLLKEVLGQMNSLQHQVDVAVDKIDENEQQSKSTEPSAEAQSPARPGRASQVKSALTAEVNRLAEIIDKIENKVKFDVIEEEEVDMIDNKMAIIVCRKFQVFPMALAKFRTALKTYIGATSQQNGCLHLCVRSFTRTDSFTVYEIWANADDLHRHFACEFSKAFMHSNIDLLERPEDYSKMAVPESWWN is encoded by the exons ATGTCCGAGGCAAAGGGAAAGTCAATCTTTCTTGAT GTGTTTCGGAGGGCAGATAAAAATG ATGATGGGGCCTTAAGCTGGGAGGAGTTCTCTTCATTCTTCAGTGATGGCATTTTATCCACTGAAGATCTCAAGAAGCTCTTTGCTGAGATAGACACCCATAATACCAG taACATCGACACTTCAGAGCTCTACG aGTACTTTAAAAAGGAGATGGGTCCATTTGAGGAGGTGTTTGCAGGCTTAGAGGAGATGAACAGTGCAGTTAGCAATGCTCTCATACAATCAGCAAAG CTGTATCCTGAAAAAAGATTCTTTGGGAAGTTTGCTACAAGGTTTTTATTGAAAGAG GTACTTGGGCAGATGAACTCATTGCAACACCAGGTTGATGTTGCTGTTGATAAAATAGATGAAAATGAACAGCAATCAAA ATCAACTGAGCCCTCAGCGGAGGCACAGTCCCCTGCAAGACCTGGCCGAG CATCCCAAGTAAAGAGTGCACTCACTGCTGAAGTTAACAGACTGGCTGAAATCATAGATAAAATCGAGAATAAA gTCAAGTTTGATGTCATTGAAGAAGAAGAGGTTGACATGATAGATAACAAGATG GCTATCATTGTGTGCAGGAAATTCCAGGTTTTCCCCATGGCTCTGGCAAAGTTCCGCACTGCACTCAAGACTTATATTGGTGCCACTAGCCAACAGAATGGCTGTTTGCA CTTGTGTGTTCGCTCCTTCACTAGGACAGATTCATTTACAGTGTACGAGATATGGGCAAATGCTGACGATCTCCATAG GCATTTTGCATGTGAATTTTCAAAGGCTTTCATGCACAGCAACATTGATCTGTTGGAAAGACCAGAGGACTACAGCAAAATGGCAGTCCCTG AATCTTGGTGGAACTAG